A genomic stretch from Microtus pennsylvanicus isolate mMicPen1 chromosome 11, mMicPen1.hap1, whole genome shotgun sequence includes:
- the Tmem11 gene encoding transmembrane protein 11, mitochondrial — protein MIVGMVSLSATDCYIVHEIYSGENAQDQFEYELEQALEAQYKYIVIEPTRIGDETARWITVGNCLHKTAVLAGTACLFTPLALPLDYSHYISLPAGVLSLTCCTLYGISWQFDPCCKYQVEYDAYKLSRLPLHTLTSSTPVVLVRKDDLHRKRLHNTIALAALVYCVKKIYELYAV, from the exons ATGATTGTTGGAAT GGTTAGCCTGTCAGCCACAGACTGCTACATAGTGCATGAAATCTACAGTGGGGAGAATGCCCAGGACCAGTTTGAGTATGAGCTGGAGCAGGCGCTGGAAGCCCAGTACAAGTACATTGTGATAGAGCCCACTCGAATTGGAGATGAGACAGCACGTTGGATCACTGTGGGCAATTGCCTACACAAGACGGCCGTGTTGGCTGGCACTGCCTGCCTCTTCACCCCATTGGCACTGCCCCTGGATTACTCCCACTACATCTCCCTGCCCGCTGGTGTGCTGAGCCTGACCTGCTGTACCCTCTATGGGATCTCCTGGCAGTTTGACCCTTGCTGCAAGTACCAGGTGGAGTATGATGCCTATAAACtgtcccgcctgcctctgcatacGCTCACCTCCTCCACACCAGTGGTGCTGGTTCGGAAGGACGACCTGCACAGAAAGAGATTGCACAACACAATAGCACTGGCTGCCTTGGTGTACTGTGTAAAGAAGATTTATGAGCTCTACGCTGTATGA